The Fodinibius salinus genome includes a window with the following:
- a CDS encoding CHC2 zinc finger domain-containing protein: protein MIPQEQIDRIKEAANDDIVAIIEKYVKLKRSGSSYKGLCPFHDESTPSFSVSPRRQMYKCFGCGESGDAIDFIQQMEGMSFIEAIRHLAGMVGIIITEEKAERPQNYTPPSKVIPGIKKAKHEIRKKDIAVIAKEEKTIKKLRAEGKKNSVLLPVLKPTHAKVLAKYLSDHGSVVIICSGYTLTELFTMIRAVYKRNLNVQLAKNYDDNSLHWIQFLSTHFDDTKKLREAQIQVLAAIPDTLKRNIETKHFARIWDQ from the coding sequence ATGATTCCACAAGAGCAAATAGACCGCATTAAAGAAGCCGCCAACGATGATATCGTTGCCATAATAGAGAAGTATGTAAAATTAAAGCGGTCCGGCAGCAGCTACAAAGGCCTCTGCCCTTTTCACGACGAAAGCACCCCCAGCTTTTCGGTAAGCCCGCGACGGCAAATGTATAAATGTTTCGGCTGCGGAGAGTCCGGGGACGCTATTGACTTTATTCAACAAATGGAAGGCATGAGTTTTATCGAAGCCATCCGGCACCTGGCAGGTATGGTAGGCATTATCATCACAGAAGAAAAAGCAGAACGTCCCCAAAACTACACCCCGCCCAGTAAGGTTATCCCGGGCATAAAAAAGGCTAAACACGAGATCCGGAAAAAAGATATTGCAGTTATCGCTAAAGAAGAAAAGACCATTAAAAAATTGCGGGCCGAGGGCAAAAAAAACAGCGTTCTATTGCCGGTGTTAAAGCCCACACACGCAAAAGTACTGGCAAAATATTTATCTGATCATGGCTCTGTTGTAATCATTTGCAGCGGATATACCTTAACAGAACTTTTTACCATGATACGTGCTGTATATAAAAGAAATTTAAACGTTCAATTAGCAAAAAACTATGATGACAATTCCTTGCATTGGATCCAGTTTTTATCAACACATTTTGACGACACTAAAAAGCTTCGGGAAGCACAAATACAAGTGTTGGCAGCCATCCCGGATACCTTAAAACGTAATATTGAAACAAAGCATTTTGCAAGAATTTGGGATCAATAA
- a CDS encoding transglutaminase-like domain-containing protein, which yields MALPIIQIHQIPNSQRSTPRLRGGNGSVRPGNSPFMIRQDYPGLDKVLSEMKRLVKEYKGNPKIRDKAVTLTKGIAKDGRTGLPDRRNYHNIASAVYDWMKQNIAYIRDPDDIEWLQTPLVTLKNGYGDCDDLSVLAGALLSSIGVPTQFKVVKADRRKPNSYSHVYLEYKVNGSWQPFDPTLHTKAGDGLNDSQIFDSRTILLSDGLSDCGCGCGGSCSSGSGLSDVMAGANWNMMGLLLLGTAFGFAYWKQNLATT from the coding sequence ATGGCCTTACCAATTATTCAAATACATCAGATTCCCAACAGTCAACGGTCAACACCACGACTGCGGGGAGGGAACGGGAGCGTACGGCCCGGGAACTCTCCATTTATGATACGTCAGGACTATCCAGGTCTTGATAAAGTGTTGAGCGAAATGAAACGACTGGTTAAAGAATACAAAGGGAATCCGAAAATAAGAGACAAGGCCGTTACGCTTACAAAAGGTATTGCAAAAGACGGCAGAACAGGCCTGCCGGACCGCCGCAACTATCATAATATTGCATCGGCTGTTTACGATTGGATGAAGCAAAACATTGCCTACATCCGCGATCCCGACGATATTGAATGGCTACAAACGCCGCTTGTTACGCTCAAAAACGGCTACGGTGATTGTGATGACCTTTCGGTATTAGCCGGTGCCCTGCTTAGCAGTATTGGGGTACCAACGCAGTTTAAAGTTGTTAAGGCAGATCGCCGAAAGCCTAATTCTTATTCACATGTTTATTTAGAATACAAGGTAAATGGAAGCTGGCAGCCGTTTGACCCGACCCTGCACACCAAAGCAGGCGACGGACTTAACGACAGCCAAATATTTGATTCAAGAACGATTCTGCTAAGTGATGGACTCTCTGATTGTGGATGCGGGTGCGGCGGCAGCTGCAGTTCTGGTAGTGGGCTTTCTGATGTAATGGCTGGTGCAAATTGGAATATGATGGGCCTGCTGTTATTAGGAACAGCCTTTGGTTTTGCCTATTGGAAACAGAATTTAGCGACAACTTAG
- a CDS encoding zincin-like metallopeptidase domain-containing protein — translation MISTAELANTEFEGITLPDPYGDFLGEIPNDASMSIWGPPGSGKSTFAIALALILADKVGKGIYCSSEEGPGPSMKSKIKRLKAEHDNVLVSDYEGIERLKSAVEFSHSNFVVVDSISKSAITVAEFEEFLDWCKKQDVISIFILHTTKEGTYKGHTEFIHNPDIEIKVEDGLAKIDNKNRFQETPREMEVEFERDAADGRRQTADDSSRKNPEEDERYRNRVIIEHFQLDTYRDADFDYFKKWLKENYPDRKDEASEIWDTPKYGYDRPDPKADRENPTTAGSDLVGIPFIENPGKELRENRGVKPDEIYQMVTDMIINTIEDKGHLPWQMAWDDSSLSGGKTATNFVSGNAYRGINFFMLNFRQVINDDGELTLEMINFDNPYFLTFNQVDDLGGKVKEDSRGQKVIYFTKLYKIEQEDPEIDFGTYSLDEMIEFVKENYDDINRTGGRSPEQVAKSKYIPILKYYNVFHASDIEGIDWGELPKNENADKSTELKIKVAKAIYDHYPNAPEIKHTEPRAYYQPDMDFINMPPLDRFDEEQFYHTTLFHEAVHSTGHKSRLDRNLKGGKTKALYAKEELIAEMGAVYLCSESGILFKTLDNSAKYLQSWNKRLVGKMKDDNRFFFRAASRAQAAADHILDRNEDGVPAYRADVSLDNRENPTTDTQCLVSAKAQTNEEKNGIEIQFSDAPPKWVRDQLTDNGFTFYNPNDGESFWAAEKTSKRKQVIESIAGDLDQAVVKWKPKTDKQPDTTQPTSSEASAQEGENTETDNAQVKTDSVDVEVKHVLGNKTTVDFKADGSIQEQGRYAIVEAADLIPSHNKDCTPNSAHKISKGQPRDRSLDALCSQPKFIAQNLNPTSITRGNLAFNGAPTTLPDIQHIQGNGRGIALEIVYDEHPQNAKKYVNYLEDNAADWGFTKSEIEEFKQPVLIRILDVSKDRAIELGNVVDTSQAKMSKVDQGKAYIRNLPKDQKQVIGNLINNSSGETLGEVINDVGLRIMDQFEDLDRQGLVEENSLTSEGKDFLRSVFAGLVFDSDENKQALQHFMNLKHTQKAGLQRAYGNIIPFIDTDADLTPTIQKAVEITAQVQQKDGIDTVRDFMSQSDAFSGANKDEFSEQQAQLARFLLDADTQKAIRNGFRMYQYKINGKEDLFNPIEKVSPEKAFKDAFVERIRINPDGEQVKLQAVSEFDTGEIIRDFYDTDKYEVVGTKDDNYIIKNTRTGKKENIAPDVRRFVPDRSETPTMELFDDFRTNPKDPLVYIGFTERIHIDTGNGMKALKGEFPTFLSDNKLYIVPPDKVEQVSGVVEEQDAIEGFEEWHNYDADDTDFAIDWPEDAPAEPIGTASKIWYGSDKIMQEGDQEGMFNYYVHEFDAGKRPAVVKGDIMIVGNIDWNKRGLLN, via the coding sequence ATGATTAGTACCGCTGAACTTGCTAATACAGAATTTGAGGGGATTACACTGCCAGATCCATACGGCGATTTCTTAGGCGAAATTCCCAATGATGCTTCTATGTCTATTTGGGGTCCGCCCGGTTCCGGCAAATCTACATTTGCTATTGCACTGGCATTGATATTAGCAGATAAAGTGGGTAAAGGCATTTATTGCAGCAGTGAGGAAGGACCGGGGCCATCCATGAAAAGCAAAATTAAACGCTTAAAGGCCGAGCATGATAATGTACTTGTTTCCGATTATGAAGGTATTGAAAGGTTAAAATCTGCCGTAGAATTTAGCCATTCAAACTTTGTAGTGGTTGACAGCATCAGTAAGAGCGCAATAACCGTAGCCGAATTTGAAGAGTTTTTGGACTGGTGTAAAAAACAGGATGTCATTTCCATATTCATCCTTCATACTACCAAAGAGGGTACCTATAAAGGTCATACCGAATTTATCCACAATCCGGATATCGAAATTAAGGTAGAAGACGGTTTGGCAAAGATTGATAACAAAAACCGCTTTCAAGAAACACCCCGCGAAATGGAAGTGGAGTTTGAGCGGGATGCGGCAGACGGCAGACGACAGACGGCGGATGACAGCAGCAGAAAAAATCCAGAAGAAGATGAACGATATCGGAACCGTGTAATTATAGAGCATTTTCAACTAGATACATATAGAGATGCTGACTTCGATTATTTTAAAAAATGGTTAAAAGAAAATTACCCCGACCGCAAAGATGAAGCTTCGGAAATATGGGATACGCCGAAGTATGGATATGATCGTCCGGATCCGAAAGCGGATCGCGAAAACCCCACAACCGCTGGAAGTGATTTAGTTGGCATTCCGTTTATCGAAAACCCCGGTAAAGAGCTGCGGGAAAACCGTGGTGTTAAGCCCGACGAGATATATCAGATGGTTACTGATATGATCATTAATACCATTGAAGATAAAGGTCATTTACCATGGCAAATGGCATGGGATGACAGCAGCCTAAGCGGTGGGAAAACTGCAACAAACTTTGTTAGCGGCAACGCCTACCGAGGTATAAACTTTTTTATGCTCAACTTTCGTCAGGTTATAAATGATGACGGAGAGCTGACGCTTGAAATGATCAATTTTGATAACCCTTATTTCCTCACATTTAACCAGGTAGATGATTTAGGCGGTAAAGTAAAAGAAGATAGTCGCGGCCAAAAGGTTATATATTTTACTAAGCTGTATAAGATCGAGCAAGAGGATCCCGAAATTGATTTCGGAACGTATAGCTTGGATGAAATGATCGAGTTTGTAAAGGAAAATTACGATGACATTAACCGTACCGGTGGCCGTTCCCCAGAGCAGGTTGCAAAAAGCAAATATATCCCAATTCTAAAATACTATAATGTATTCCATGCCAGTGATATTGAAGGCATAGATTGGGGGGAACTGCCTAAAAATGAGAATGCTGATAAGTCAACCGAATTAAAAATTAAGGTGGCAAAAGCTATTTACGACCACTATCCCAATGCTCCGGAGATAAAGCATACAGAACCGCGGGCATACTATCAGCCGGATATGGATTTCATTAACATGCCGCCACTGGATCGGTTTGATGAAGAGCAATTTTACCATACAACGCTTTTCCACGAAGCAGTACATAGCACTGGGCATAAAAGCCGATTGGATAGGAATTTGAAAGGTGGCAAAACGAAAGCCTTATATGCCAAAGAGGAACTAATTGCTGAAATGGGCGCGGTTTATCTGTGCTCTGAAAGTGGGATTTTATTTAAGACTCTTGATAACAGCGCAAAGTATTTACAGAGCTGGAACAAACGGCTGGTTGGCAAAATGAAAGATGATAACCGGTTCTTTTTCCGAGCTGCATCCCGTGCACAAGCCGCGGCCGATCATATTTTGGACCGCAACGAAGACGGCGTGCCAGCATATCGAGCTGATGTAAGTTTAGATAATCGCGAAAACCCCACAACCGATACACAGTGCCTTGTCAGCGCCAAAGCACAAACCAATGAAGAAAAAAACGGCATTGAGATCCAGTTTAGCGACGCACCGCCCAAGTGGGTCCGTGATCAGCTAACAGACAACGGCTTTACTTTTTACAATCCCAATGATGGGGAATCCTTTTGGGCCGCCGAAAAAACATCTAAGCGTAAGCAAGTGATTGAATCTATTGCCGGTGATTTAGACCAGGCAGTTGTTAAATGGAAACCAAAGACTGACAAGCAACCCGACACCACACAACCTACATCCTCCGAAGCCTCGGCGCAGGAGGGCGAAAACACAGAGACCGATAACGCGCAAGTTAAAACAGATTCTGTTGATGTAGAGGTCAAACACGTTCTAGGCAACAAAACCACCGTCGATTTTAAGGCTGATGGATCCATACAGGAACAAGGCCGGTATGCCATTGTGGAAGCTGCTGATCTCATTCCATCCCACAACAAAGATTGTACGCCAAACAGCGCCCATAAAATTAGCAAGGGCCAGCCCCGGGATCGCAGCCTAGATGCACTATGCAGCCAGCCCAAATTTATTGCGCAAAATCTTAATCCCACGTCTATCACACGGGGTAATCTGGCGTTCAACGGTGCCCCTACCACCCTGCCCGATATTCAACATATCCAGGGTAACGGACGTGGCATAGCTCTTGAAATTGTCTATGACGAGCACCCACAAAACGCTAAGAAATATGTCAATTACTTAGAAGATAACGCCGCAGATTGGGGGTTCACGAAATCCGAAATAGAAGAATTTAAACAACCGGTATTAATACGCATTCTGGACGTATCCAAAGACCGTGCCATTGAACTAGGCAATGTGGTAGATACCAGTCAAGCCAAAATGAGTAAGGTTGATCAAGGCAAGGCTTATATTCGCAATCTCCCCAAAGACCAAAAACAAGTAATTGGCAATTTAATCAATAATTCCAGCGGCGAAACGCTGGGCGAAGTGATTAATGATGTAGGTTTACGCATCATGGATCAGTTCGAGGATTTAGACCGGCAGGGACTAGTAGAAGAAAACAGCCTGACCAGTGAAGGGAAAGACTTTTTACGATCAGTGTTTGCCGGACTTGTTTTTGATTCTGATGAAAACAAGCAAGCGCTGCAACACTTTATGAATTTGAAGCACACGCAAAAAGCAGGATTGCAGCGGGCATACGGAAATATCATCCCGTTTATTGATACCGATGCCGATCTGACGCCTACTATTCAAAAGGCGGTTGAAATTACAGCACAAGTGCAGCAAAAAGATGGTATTGATACCGTCCGCGACTTTATGAGTCAATCCGATGCTTTTAGCGGTGCCAATAAAGATGAGTTTTCAGAGCAACAGGCACAGCTGGCACGCTTTCTACTTGATGCGGATACCCAAAAAGCCATTCGCAATGGTTTTCGAATGTATCAGTATAAGATTAACGGCAAAGAAGATCTGTTTAATCCGATTGAAAAAGTCTCTCCGGAAAAGGCCTTTAAAGATGCTTTTGTAGAGCGGATTCGTATTAATCCTGATGGGGAGCAAGTGAAACTGCAGGCGGTATCTGAATTTGATACCGGTGAAATTATACGCGATTTCTATGACACTGATAAGTACGAAGTGGTTGGCACAAAAGATGATAATTATATCATCAAAAACACCCGCACCGGCAAAAAAGAAAATATAGCACCTGATGTACGACGCTTTGTGCCTGACCGAAGCGAAACACCTACGATGGAACTGTTCGATGATTTCCGCACAAACCCCAAAGATCCGCTGGTGTATATCGGTTTTACAGAACGCATCCATATTGATACCGGAAACGGCATGAAGGCCCTAAAAGGTGAATTTCCGACCTTTTTAAGTGATAACAAACTGTACATTGTACCACCAGATAAGGTAGAACAGGTAAGCGGCGTGGTTGAAGAACAGGATGCCATTGAAGGCTTTGAGGAATGGCATAATTATGATGCTGATGATACTGATTTTGCTATTGACTGGCCCGAAGATGCACCGGCAGAACCGATTGGCACAGCATCAAAAATTTGGTATGGATCTGACAAAATTATGCAAGAAGGAGACCAGGAAGGCATGTTTAATTATTATGTACACGAATTTGACGCCGGAAAGCGTCCGGCCGTGGTAAAAGGCGATATAATGATTGTTGGGAATATCGACTGGAATAAACGCGGACTACTTAACTAA
- a CDS encoding transglycosylase SLT domain-containing protein, translating into MVTSTQISNQLAAARINGLLQYFRQAARRWNIPVEILLAVASRETQIGTNRFYLNNNFTGRDGHGKGIMQIDDRFHNFARITAPNDHRAMINHGAQFLSDLKKRFGNMKDALSAYNAGPSAVMKAYMQGVDPDSKTTGGNYSRDVLRRAQLIKDQLGITTETAAFNYIPAILLLAAGSGFLYTQLQKQNLLWDNY; encoded by the coding sequence ATGGTAACATCCACGCAAATATCGAACCAGCTTGCTGCCGCCCGCATAAATGGGCTGCTGCAATACTTTCGGCAGGCCGCCCGCCGGTGGAATATCCCCGTTGAAATTCTATTGGCCGTAGCATCCCGCGAAACACAGATCGGCACTAACAGGTTTTATCTCAATAACAATTTTACCGGCCGCGACGGCCATGGTAAGGGTATTATGCAGATTGACGACCGGTTTCACAATTTTGCACGCATCACAGCCCCCAACGACCACAGGGCTATGATTAACCACGGAGCGCAATTTTTAAGCGACCTAAAAAAGCGGTTTGGTAATATGAAAGATGCCCTTTCGGCCTATAACGCCGGACCCAGTGCCGTTATGAAGGCCTACATGCAAGGCGTTGATCCAGATAGCAAGACCACCGGCGGCAATTATAGCCGCGACGTGCTGCGGCGGGCACAGCTTATAAAAGATCAGCTGGGCATTACAACCGAAACAGCGGCATTTAACTACATTCCGGCTATACTACTGCTGGCAGCCGGAAGTGGATTTTTATACACGCAATTGCAAAAACAAAATTTATTATGGGACAACTACTAG
- a CDS encoding peptidoglycan-binding domain-containing protein — MPLMNQTNAMELENDNALAESQRTLKVSDPPMQGSDVKQLQKKLMSKGYALPQYGADGIYGTETAAAVKAFQNDTAGLDATGIVNAQTRSKINSSAPATTSQASILSFANPMKLKTQFWDPLSSSQKWMYGGGAALLIVAGGMAILNDQ; from the coding sequence ATGCCTTTAATGAATCAAACAAATGCGATGGAACTCGAAAATGATAATGCGCTTGCCGAAAGCCAACGAACACTAAAAGTTTCAGATCCGCCTATGCAGGGTAGCGATGTTAAGCAGCTACAAAAAAAGCTGATGTCGAAAGGCTATGCCCTGCCCCAGTATGGCGCCGACGGTATTTATGGCACTGAAACTGCTGCGGCTGTTAAGGCTTTCCAAAATGATACGGCAGGGTTAGATGCTACCGGTATTGTTAATGCCCAAACGCGGAGTAAGATTAATAGTTCTGCACCGGCTACTACGTCGCAGGCATCTATCCTCTCGTTTGCTAATCCTATGAAGCTTAAAACGCAATTTTGGGATCCTCTTTCAAGCTCCCAGAAATGGATGTACGGCGGCGGTGCAGCACTCTTAATTGTGGCCGGCGGCATGGCAATACTGAACGACCAATAA
- a CDS encoding CHAP domain-containing protein: MDESSREISLMRLFSWLLLLSFLPVLLPSAKAQFPAHVDTALTYFGPKEQVRENYGLDIKKFLGSVGLGQGYPYCAAFNSYCLDAAGAVEPTVRSASSRDFITEQSIDAKKVLRGQKNVPRGWIHVMPKGETPYGHTGIVIKQFNNAKVLAIDANTGTGLEGESEREGQGVWVRIRQIYSSCYFCIKYFTPVKYEN, encoded by the coding sequence ATGGACGAAAGCAGCAGGGAAATATCGCTTATGCGCTTGTTCTCGTGGCTATTGCTATTGTCATTCTTGCCGGTGCTATTACCGTCGGCTAAGGCACAGTTTCCGGCTCATGTTGATACGGCACTTACGTACTTTGGCCCCAAAGAGCAGGTTCGCGAAAACTACGGTTTAGATATAAAGAAATTCTTAGGATCGGTAGGTTTAGGGCAGGGTTATCCTTACTGCGCAGCTTTTAACAGCTATTGCCTGGATGCCGCCGGTGCTGTTGAACCTACCGTTCGTTCAGCTTCATCCCGCGATTTTATCACAGAACAAAGCATTGATGCAAAGAAAGTATTGCGCGGCCAGAAAAACGTTCCCCGCGGATGGATTCATGTGATGCCGAAAGGCGAAACGCCGTACGGACATACCGGCATTGTCATTAAGCAGTTCAACAATGCGAAAGTGCTTGCCATTGATGCCAACACCGGCACGGGATTAGAAGGCGAAAGTGAGCGCGAAGGACAAGGTGTTTGGGTACGGATTCGGCAGATTTACAGCAGCTGCTATTTTTGCATCAAATATTTTACACCGGTTAAGTATGAAAATTGA
- a CDS encoding PIN domain-containing protein: protein MEEILIDTDIFIEIFRGDEVLRAEIANYHLFTSVVSYIELIQGTTTSRKEIQQIKHYLRNTRILHITEDISRSGMELVEYYGPSHNLKLADGLIAATALEYGMYFRTNNKRDFEYIEDIDM, encoded by the coding sequence GTGGAAGAGATCTTAATTGACACTGATATTTTTATCGAGATATTTCGCGGTGATGAAGTGTTGCGTGCAGAGATTGCCAACTATCACCTGTTTACCAGTGTCGTATCTTATATTGAGCTTATCCAAGGTACAACCACCAGCCGGAAAGAGATCCAGCAAATAAAACACTACTTGCGTAATACCCGAATACTCCACATAACCGAAGATATAAGCCGTAGTGGAATGGAGCTGGTTGAATACTATGGACCAAGCCACAATTTAAAGCTTGCGGACGGGCTAATTGCTGCCACAGCATTAGAATATGGAATGTATTTTAGGACAAATAACAAGAGAGACTTTGAGTATATCGAAGATATCGATATGTAA
- a CDS encoding tyrosine-type recombinase/integrase, whose amino-acid sequence MASLKKRGSNYYIKFSRMVEGETTERVKSLGLSNKREAEKALETLEKLEDRNVIDPYHKEFEPQAILKEYNRNDKQIQINTLREAADYFYNRKSHLSNSTVHNAENRTIHNSGAYEQAIEHFISLNDIADLPPLMVRQHHFEKVIFKPNIKPATRHFYFKQLRVFWNKLLDWDVVEHNYFAAIKKDLPDKKSNTRPKMLRAKELKELFNAFDKDLERKLQLPEYDKNQAQHWFKPLIGIYFFCGLRKHEAAYKSTLPYSGLQGRNLQFDDSMLQLIYLPPTKGRKERSIPVPSYCKQLIDEYLSIRGEVGADDYLFVYNGGPRKGYPVTGARASKAFNKYIKKADIPTSRTLHGMRHERITRWLEQGYNIFETQFMSGHSKTSQTREYTHLKAQKLLEKQHKIDQEQKLDN is encoded by the coding sequence ATGGCTTCATTAAAGAAAAGAGGATCGAACTATTACATTAAGTTTTCGCGAATGGTTGAAGGGGAAACCACAGAGCGCGTTAAAAGTCTGGGTTTAAGCAATAAAAGAGAGGCAGAAAAAGCCCTAGAAACGCTAGAAAAATTAGAGGACCGCAATGTGATCGATCCCTACCATAAAGAGTTTGAACCGCAGGCTATTTTAAAAGAGTACAACCGAAATGATAAGCAGATCCAAATTAATACCCTTCGCGAAGCTGCTGACTATTTTTATAACCGAAAATCACATTTATCAAACTCCACCGTCCATAACGCCGAAAATAGAACTATCCATAATTCCGGGGCCTATGAACAAGCGATTGAGCACTTTATTTCACTTAATGATATTGCTGATCTGCCGCCGCTTATGGTTCGCCAACACCATTTCGAAAAGGTGATTTTTAAGCCAAATATAAAACCGGCAACCAGGCATTTTTACTTTAAACAGCTGCGGGTTTTTTGGAATAAGTTGCTAGACTGGGATGTAGTAGAGCACAACTATTTTGCAGCTATCAAAAAAGACCTGCCGGACAAAAAAAGTAATACCAGGCCAAAGATGCTTCGGGCAAAAGAGCTAAAAGAATTATTCAATGCCTTTGACAAAGATTTAGAACGCAAATTGCAACTCCCGGAATATGATAAAAACCAAGCCCAGCATTGGTTTAAACCGTTGATAGGGATCTACTTCTTTTGCGGGTTGCGAAAGCATGAAGCAGCTTATAAAAGTACGCTTCCATATTCGGGCTTACAGGGGCGCAATTTGCAGTTTGATGATAGCATGCTACAACTTATTTATCTGCCGCCTACCAAGGGACGTAAAGAGCGGTCCATCCCTGTACCATCATACTGCAAGCAGTTAATTGATGAATATTTAAGTATCCGCGGTGAAGTTGGGGCTGATGACTATCTGTTTGTTTATAACGGGGGTCCGCGGAAAGGCTATCCCGTAACCGGAGCCAGAGCATCGAAAGCGTTTAACAAATACATTAAAAAGGCAGATATCCCAACAAGTCGAACCCTTCATGGAATGCGGCATGAGCGAATAACACGTTGGCTGGAACAGGGGTATAATATTTTTGAAACACAATTTATGTCGGGCCATTCGAAGACGAGCCAAACAAGAGAGTACACCCACCTTAAAGCGCAAAAATTACTTGAAAAGCAACATAAAATAGATCAGGAACAAAAACTTGATAACTGA
- a CDS encoding DUF4153 domain-containing protein: MNFPSLNQIIQKSSKTLQRFPLALVSAFIATFTAIYLADLSYEQTTRADHLYGLIMVTVLGIALFTVIQLICEKAKASTNIKIGSNIVGVGLLVGYYFLLPADLHHAPNEYIFRYILYVLAVHLLVAVGPYWNSGEMSEFWQYNKSLFLRLCTAILFSAVLYVGLTIAMASINVLLEIDIDPERYFQLFAFTVGIFNTWFFLAGIPKSFGKLSETEHYPKGLKIFTRNILIPLVVIYTVILYLYMGKIIVEWSWPQGWVAYLVLSFSIVGIFALLLLHPIREKVENKWIKGFSKIYFWALVPLVILLLLSIWVRIDEYNFTINRYFVLALGLWLTGIVSYFIVSKTKNIKVIPASLFVTAVLVSLGPWSAFSVAEQSQTNRLERYLTKHQILANGTIQKSEEPVPFEDRKEISSIIHYLHDSHGITSIQPWFEQDLTNLRTSVSNADSVRQLRYNETPKHIVELMGIEYVQKGQQSNQDSNSYQFSAEKNNIIPVQQYDWIIDYPVFKDGNSANAINIDGDSLYLNQKDVILNISLASRPEDTLKVDFQPLFESLSQNYKRSSDFDIPQEEMMIESLNEHMQTRFYISSIHFKKQDSTVSLTNLDGKLLLKLNR, from the coding sequence ATGAATTTCCCTTCCCTGAATCAAATTATTCAAAAGTCATCCAAAACCCTGCAACGCTTTCCGCTGGCACTGGTATCAGCCTTCATAGCCACTTTTACAGCCATATACCTTGCTGATCTTTCTTATGAACAAACCACACGGGCTGATCATCTTTATGGCCTCATCATGGTTACTGTTTTAGGCATTGCTCTCTTTACAGTGATTCAACTCATTTGCGAAAAAGCAAAAGCATCGACGAATATCAAAATTGGGAGTAATATTGTTGGAGTAGGGCTATTGGTAGGCTACTATTTTCTGCTGCCTGCAGACCTGCATCATGCACCCAATGAATACATCTTCCGATATATTCTCTACGTTCTTGCTGTTCACCTGTTGGTTGCCGTCGGTCCGTATTGGAACAGTGGCGAAATGTCGGAATTCTGGCAATATAACAAATCGCTATTCTTGCGATTGTGCACGGCTATATTATTTTCAGCTGTATTATATGTGGGATTGACCATCGCAATGGCCTCCATCAATGTACTGCTTGAAATAGACATCGATCCGGAACGGTATTTCCAGCTCTTTGCTTTTACGGTCGGTATTTTTAACACTTGGTTCTTTCTGGCCGGGATTCCAAAATCGTTTGGCAAGCTCTCTGAGACTGAACACTATCCCAAGGGACTCAAGATCTTTACCCGCAATATCCTTATTCCTCTTGTAGTTATCTATACGGTGATTCTTTATCTGTATATGGGTAAAATTATTGTGGAATGGTCTTGGCCGCAGGGATGGGTTGCATATCTTGTACTAAGCTTCTCTATTGTTGGAATATTTGCTCTCTTGCTATTACATCCCATCCGGGAAAAGGTAGAGAACAAATGGATTAAGGGATTTTCGAAAATATATTTTTGGGCTCTGGTCCCATTAGTCATATTACTTTTACTATCAATCTGGGTTCGAATTGACGAATACAATTTCACTATTAACCGATACTTTGTGCTTGCACTGGGATTGTGGCTAACCGGAATTGTTAGCTACTTTATTGTCAGTAAAACAAAAAATATCAAGGTCATTCCCGCCTCCCTGTTTGTTACTGCCGTACTGGTGTCCCTCGGCCCCTGGAGCGCCTTTTCCGTAGCCGAACAGAGCCAAACTAACCGGCTGGAAAGATATTTAACTAAGCATCAAATTCTTGCTAATGGCACAATTCAAAAATCCGAAGAACCCGTGCCTTTTGAGGATCGCAAAGAAATCAGCAGTATCATTCATTACCTGCACGACTCACATGGCATTACCAGCATCCAGCCATGGTTCGAACAAGACCTCACCAATCTGAGAACATCAGTTTCCAATGCCGATTCTGTTCGTCAACTAAGGTATAACGAAACGCCGAAACACATTGTAGAACTTATGGGCATTGAGTACGTACAGAAAGGACAGCAGTCGAATCAGGATTCCAATTCTTATCAGTTCTCAGCCGAAAAAAATAACATTATTCCTGTTCAACAATACGACTGGATTATTGATTATCCGGTCTTCAAGGATGGTAACTCAGCAAATGCTATCAACATTGATGGAGATTCCCTGTATCTTAACCAGAAAGACGTAATACTAAATATATCGTTGGCCAGTCGGCCAGAGGATACCCTTAAAGTTGATTTTCAACCGCTGTTTGAATCCTTATCCCAAAACTATAAGCGGTCAAGTGATTTCGATATCCCTCAAGAAGAGATGATGATTGAATCCTTAAACGAGCATATGCAAACCAGATTTTATATATCCAGTATCCACTTTAAAAAGCAGGATAGTACAGTTTCCCTAACTAATCTGGATGGTAAACTGTTGTTGAAGCTCAACAGATAA